The Flavobacterium psychrophilum genome includes a region encoding these proteins:
- a CDS encoding abortive infection protein produces the protein MKAKVNYLAVLTFYIIAISLRYLTNKTPILDGVSNTFLKIVLQAAGPAIGALVAFSLFKIKPQLSLKGNYNTISIPAFLYWGLPIALIVGVEYLAKGTVSFVAVSAILIYGLLEEIGWRGFLQQELKSLTPFFNILIVATLWFIWHLNFEMTSSNLMFFGILVLGSWGIGKIADSTHSLLAVSAFHSLNNFFPEMNSTRMILLSTLLSIWVISLIVRKKQLKTNLNNIN, from the coding sequence ATGAAAGCCAAGGTTAATTATCTCGCAGTACTAACGTTTTATATCATTGCAATTTCATTACGCTACCTAACAAATAAGACTCCAATTTTAGATGGGGTATCTAACACGTTTTTAAAAATAGTTCTTCAGGCTGCCGGCCCTGCTATAGGCGCACTTGTTGCCTTTTCATTGTTCAAAATAAAACCTCAGCTTTCTTTAAAAGGAAACTATAACACGATAAGCATTCCTGCCTTTTTGTATTGGGGGCTGCCTATTGCATTAATAGTAGGTGTAGAATATTTGGCTAAAGGAACAGTTTCATTTGTTGCAGTTTCAGCCATTTTAATTTATGGCCTATTGGAAGAAATAGGCTGGAGAGGATTTTTGCAGCAGGAACTCAAATCCCTGACTCCATTTTTTAATATTTTAATCGTTGCAACATTGTGGTTTATATGGCATCTTAACTTTGAGATGACATCTTCAAACCTGATGTTTTTCGGAATTTTAGTATTAGGAAGCTGGGGTATTGGAAAAATTGCAGACAGCACACATTCGTTACTTGCAGTATCGGCATTTCATTCCCTAAATAACTTTTTCCCGGAAATGAATAGCACCAGAATGATACTACTTTCAACACTATTGTCAATATGGGTAATTTCTTTAATCGTTAGGAAAAAACAGTTGAAAACTAATCTAAATAATATCAACTAA